From one Bacteroides fragilis NCTC 9343 genomic stretch:
- a CDS encoding BatD family protein — translation MRKLIFLLIALVAMTTQAQADGKVVFTASAPDAVVVGDQFRLSYTVNTIKVRDFRVPSIKGFEVLMGPNRSQRMQSINGVTNNSITFTYILMATAEGEYSIPGATITADGNQMVSNSVKIKVLPPDKTGNTADGKGTASSGNQSGTSSSVSNQDLLITATANKTNVYEQEAFLLTFKIYTRESQLRFENVKLPDFKGFHSQEIEMPANAKWSQEHYKGKNYFTTVYRQFVLFPQQSGKLTIEPARFDATIAKAVQSDDPFDAFFNGGSNYVNVSKVIVTPKITVNVNPLPTGKPANFSGGVGEFSITSSINSKEVKTNDAITIKLVISGTGNLKLIANPEIKFPEDFDVYDPKVDSKVRLTQEGLSGNKVIEYLAIPRHAGVYKIPGVSFSYFDIKSKSYKTLNTEDYEVKVEKGAGNADQVIANFTNKEDLKVLGEDIRYIKLNDVKLQPKDNLLFGSLLYWLFYIVPAVVFIVFFIVYRKQAAENANVAKMRTKKANKVATKRMKLAGKLLAENSKEAFYDEVLKALWGYISDKLNIPVSRLSKDNVEEKLRNYGVSDELIKDFLNALNECEFARFAPGDESQAMDKVYSSSLEVMSKMENSIKR, via the coding sequence ATGAGAAAATTGATTTTCTTATTGATTGCACTGGTAGCCATGACTACGCAAGCGCAGGCTGACGGAAAGGTAGTGTTTACTGCATCTGCCCCCGATGCTGTAGTAGTAGGTGACCAGTTCAGGTTATCGTATACGGTAAATACGATAAAAGTACGAGATTTTCGTGTGCCTTCTATTAAAGGATTTGAGGTGTTAATGGGACCTAACCGTTCACAACGTATGCAATCGATTAATGGGGTTACTAATAATAGTATTACCTTTACTTATATCTTAATGGCTACGGCTGAAGGAGAGTATTCTATTCCAGGTGCAACGATTACGGCTGACGGGAATCAGATGGTTTCTAATTCGGTAAAAATTAAAGTTCTTCCTCCGGATAAAACCGGGAATACGGCAGATGGCAAAGGAACTGCATCGTCTGGCAATCAAAGTGGAACGTCTTCCTCTGTTTCTAACCAAGACTTACTTATAACTGCGACGGCCAATAAAACGAATGTATATGAGCAGGAAGCCTTTCTATTAACTTTTAAGATTTACACAAGAGAGTCTCAACTTCGCTTTGAGAATGTGAAGCTTCCTGATTTTAAGGGATTTCATTCACAAGAAATAGAGATGCCTGCTAATGCAAAATGGTCACAGGAACATTATAAGGGAAAGAACTATTTTACGACAGTGTATCGTCAATTTGTATTGTTCCCACAGCAGTCTGGAAAACTGACTATTGAGCCTGCACGTTTTGATGCTACCATTGCTAAAGCTGTACAATCTGATGATCCGTTTGATGCTTTCTTTAATGGTGGAAGCAATTATGTGAATGTAAGTAAGGTGATTGTAACTCCTAAGATTACGGTTAATGTGAATCCGTTACCGACAGGTAAACCTGCCAATTTCTCCGGAGGAGTAGGGGAGTTTAGTATCACTTCTTCCATTAATTCTAAAGAAGTGAAAACGAATGATGCTATCACAATAAAGTTAGTGATTTCGGGAACCGGTAATTTAAAATTAATTGCAAATCCGGAAATAAAATTCCCGGAAGATTTTGATGTATATGATCCAAAGGTGGATAGCAAAGTTCGTTTGACTCAAGAAGGACTTTCCGGTAATAAAGTTATTGAATATCTTGCTATTCCGAGACATGCAGGAGTTTATAAAATACCAGGAGTATCCTTCAGTTATTTTGATATCAAGTCGAAATCCTATAAAACACTGAATACCGAAGATTATGAGGTTAAGGTGGAAAAAGGAGCAGGAAATGCAGATCAGGTTATTGCCAACTTTACTAATAAAGAAGATCTGAAAGTATTGGGTGAAGATATTCGCTATATAAAACTAAATGATGTGAAGCTTCAGCCAAAAGATAATCTTTTGTTTGGCTCTTTACTTTATTGGCTATTCTACATTGTTCCCGCCGTGGTGTTTATTGTCTTCTTTATAGTTTATCGCAAACAGGCTGCCGAGAATGCCAATGTAGCCAAGATGCGTACAAAGAAAGCCAATAAAGTGGCTACTAAACGAATGAAGTTAGCTGGTAAATTGCTTGCGGAGAATAGCAAGGAGGCATTTTATGATGAAGTACTTAAAGCTCTATGGGGATATATCAGTGATAAACTTAATATTCCGGTTTCTCGTTTGTCTAAAGATAATGTAGAAGAGAAACTTAGAAATTATGGAGTCAGTGACGAATTAATAAAGGATTTCCTGAATGCTCTGAATGAATGTGAGTTTGCACGTTTTGCTCCAGGAGATGAGAGTCAGGCTATGGATAAAGTTTATTCATCGTCATTGGAAGTTATGAGTAAGATGGAAAATTCAATAAAACGCTAA
- a CDS encoding tetratricopeptide repeat protein — MSRNKYILFALLLSLSAGAFAQKAERDYIRKGNRLFKDSVFVDAEVNYRKALEANPKSTISMYNLGNTLSQQQKFKDAMEQYVAATSIEKDKAKLGQIYHNMGVLFQSGKDYQKAVEAYKMSLRNNPKDDETRYNLALAQKLLKDQQQNQQNQDQNQDQNKDDQQKQQDKKDQNKQNDQNKDQQQQQPPKSEKNDNEMSKENAEQLLNSVMQDEKGVQDKVKKQQTLQGRRLEKDW; from the coding sequence ATGTCAAGAAATAAGTATATATTGTTTGCTCTGTTGCTATCGCTTTCTGCGGGTGCGTTTGCACAAAAAGCCGAGCGTGATTATATCCGTAAAGGTAATCGTCTGTTTAAAGACAGTGTTTTTGTGGATGCTGAAGTTAATTACCGTAAAGCATTAGAGGCAAATCCTAAGTCTACTATTTCCATGTACAACTTGGGTAATACGTTGTCGCAGCAGCAAAAGTTCAAAGATGCGATGGAACAATACGTTGCGGCAACCAGTATAGAAAAAGATAAAGCTAAACTGGGACAAATTTATCATAATATGGGAGTGTTATTCCAGTCTGGTAAAGATTATCAAAAAGCGGTTGAAGCTTATAAGATGTCTTTGAGAAATAATCCGAAAGACGATGAAACCCGCTATAATCTGGCATTAGCTCAAAAGTTGCTGAAGGATCAACAGCAAAATCAGCAGAATCAAGATCAGAATCAGGATCAGAATAAAGATGATCAACAAAAGCAACAAGATAAAAAAGATCAGAATAAGCAGAATGATCAAAATAAAGATCAACAACAGCAACAACCTCCTAAATCAGAGAAAAATGATAACGAAATGTCTAAGGAGAATGCGGAACAGCTGCTCAATTCTGTGATGCAAGATGAAAAAGGGGTTCAGGATAAAGTGAAAAAGCAACAGACTCTTCAAGGAAGACGTCTGGAAAAAGACTGGTAA
- a CDS encoding VWA domain-containing protein, protein MFRFEEPAYLYLLLLLPLLAAFYLYSNYRKRKAIRKFGDPVLMAQLMPDVSKYRPDVKFWLLFTAIGLFAVLLARPQFGSKLETVKRKGVEVMIALDISNSMLAQDVQPSRLEKAKRLISKLVDGMENDKVGMIVFAGDAFTQLPITSDYISAKMFLESISPSLISKQGTAIGAAINLAARSFTPQEGVGRAIVVITDGENHEGGAVEAAKEAAKKGIQVNVLGVGLPDGAPIPIEGSNDFRRDREGNVIVTRLNEAMCQEIAKEGNGIYIRVDNSNSAQKAINQEINKMAKSDVESKVYTDYNEQFQVIAWMILLLLLVEMLILDRKNPLFKNIRLFSNK, encoded by the coding sequence ATGTTTCGATTTGAAGAACCTGCATATTTATATTTGTTGCTGCTGCTACCATTGCTGGCAGCCTTCTACCTTTATTCTAATTATAGAAAGAGGAAGGCTATTCGTAAATTCGGAGATCCGGTGTTGATGGCACAATTGATGCCTGATGTATCTAAATATCGTCCGGATGTAAAATTCTGGTTGTTATTTACTGCCATAGGTCTATTTGCTGTACTATTGGCTCGTCCGCAATTCGGCTCTAAATTGGAGACAGTAAAGCGCAAAGGGGTGGAGGTTATGATTGCATTGGATATTTCAAATTCTATGCTTGCCCAAGATGTTCAGCCCAGTCGTTTAGAAAAAGCTAAACGGCTTATATCTAAATTGGTAGATGGTATGGAGAATGACAAGGTAGGAATGATTGTCTTTGCAGGAGATGCCTTTACTCAGTTACCTATAACAAGCGATTATATTTCTGCTAAAATGTTTTTGGAATCAATCAGTCCTTCGTTGATATCTAAACAGGGTACAGCTATCGGTGCTGCTATCAATCTTGCTGCCCGTAGTTTTACTCCGCAAGAAGGAGTGGGACGTGCTATTGTGGTGATTACCGATGGTGAAAATCATGAAGGGGGAGCTGTTGAAGCTGCCAAAGAGGCGGCTAAGAAGGGAATTCAGGTGAATGTATTGGGAGTAGGCTTACCCGATGGAGCTCCCATTCCGATTGAGGGCAGTAACGACTTTCGTCGTGACCGTGAAGGGAATGTAATTGTGACTCGTCTGAATGAGGCAATGTGTCAAGAGATAGCAAAGGAAGGAAATGGTATTTATATTCGTGTAGATAATTCTAATTCTGCTCAGAAAGCTATTAATCAAGAGATTAATAAAATGGCTAAATCGGATGTTGAATCTAAGGTTTATACAGATTACAATGAACAGTTCCAAGTGATTGCATGGATGATATTGCTCTTGTTATTGGTGGAAATGTTGATTCTGGACCGCAAAAATCCATTGTTTAAGAACATCAGGTTGTTTTCTAATAAGTAG
- a CDS encoding vWA domain-containing protein, whose protein sequence is MVFANIEYLFLLLLLVPYIVWYIMKRKKTEPTLQISDARVYAHAPKSYKNYLLHVPFGLRIITLILIILVLARPQTTNSWQNSEIEGIDIMLAIDVSTSMLAEDLKPNRLEAAKDVAAEFINGRPNDNIGITLFAGESFTQCPLTVDHAVLLNLFQGIQCDIIEDGTAVGMGIANAVTRLKDSKAKSKVIILLTDGTNNKGDISPLTAAEIAKSFGIRVYTIGVGTNGMAPYPVRVGGTTQYINTPVEIDEKTLTQIAGTTDGNYFRATSNSKLKEVYEEIDKLEKTKLNVKEYSKRQEEYRWFALAAFLCILLEVLLRNSILKKIP, encoded by the coding sequence ATGGTTTTTGCCAATATTGAATATTTGTTTTTGCTGCTGTTGCTTGTGCCATATATTGTATGGTACATAATGAAGCGGAAAAAGACTGAGCCGACTCTTCAGATTTCTGATGCACGAGTATATGCGCATGCCCCTAAAAGTTACAAGAATTATCTGCTTCATGTACCGTTTGGTCTGCGTATCATCACTCTAATATTGATTATTTTGGTTTTGGCACGTCCCCAAACAACAAACAGCTGGCAGAACAGCGAAATTGAAGGTATTGATATTATGTTGGCTATTGATGTGTCGACCAGTATGTTGGCAGAAGATTTGAAACCCAACAGGTTGGAAGCTGCCAAAGATGTGGCTGCGGAATTCATCAACGGTCGCCCGAATGATAACATAGGAATTACACTGTTTGCCGGTGAAAGTTTTACTCAGTGTCCTTTGACAGTAGATCATGCTGTATTACTTAACTTATTTCAGGGGATACAGTGCGATATTATTGAAGATGGAACAGCAGTTGGTATGGGAATTGCCAATGCAGTAACCAGGTTGAAAGATAGTAAAGCAAAATCAAAAGTGATTATTTTGTTGACGGATGGTACCAATAATAAAGGAGATATTTCTCCATTGACCGCTGCTGAAATTGCGAAGAGTTTTGGTATACGTGTTTATACTATTGGTGTGGGAACAAACGGTATGGCTCCATATCCGGTACGGGTTGGTGGTACAACACAGTATATTAATACTCCGGTAGAGATTGATGAGAAGACTCTTACTCAAATAGCAGGTACTACGGATGGGAACTATTTTCGTGCTACCAGTAATTCGAAGCTGAAAGAGGTTTATGAAGAGATTGATAAATTGGAAAAAACAAAGTTGAATGTGAAAGAGTACAGTAAACGTCAGGAAGAATATCGTTGGTTTGCGTTAGCTGCATTCTTATGTATATTGCTTGAGGTACTGTTACGGAACTCAATATTGAAGAAGATACCATAA
- a CDS encoding DUF58 domain-containing protein translates to METSEILKKVRRIEIKTRGLSNNIFAGQYHSAFKGRGMAFSEVREYQFGDDIRDIDWNVTARFNKPFVKVFEEERELTVMLMVDVSGSLEFGTVKQLKKDMVTEIAATLAFSAIQNNDKIGVIFFSDRIEKFIPPKKGRKHILYIIRELIDFKPDSRRTNIRLALEYLTNVMKRRCTAFILSDFIDQESFKNAMTIANRKHDVVAIQVYDRRVAELPAVGLMRIKDAETGHEQWIDTSSAGVRRAHHEWWVNKQTELDETFTKSNVDSVSVRTDQDYVKALLNLFAKRN, encoded by the coding sequence ATGGAAACAAGTGAAATTCTAAAAAAAGTTCGTCGGATTGAAATAAAGACGCGTGGACTGTCTAACAATATCTTTGCAGGCCAGTATCATTCAGCTTTTAAAGGTAGGGGTATGGCTTTTTCCGAGGTGCGCGAATATCAGTTTGGCGATGATATCCGTGACATTGACTGGAATGTGACAGCGCGTTTCAATAAACCTTTTGTGAAGGTGTTTGAAGAAGAACGCGAGTTGACGGTAATGTTGATGGTAGATGTTTCCGGCAGTTTGGAATTTGGCACTGTAAAACAGCTGAAGAAGGATATGGTGACAGAAATTGCGGCCACTCTTGCATTTTCTGCTATCCAGAACAATGATAAAATCGGAGTTATTTTCTTCTCAGACAGAATAGAAAAGTTTATTCCTCCTAAAAAAGGACGTAAGCATATTCTATATATCATTCGTGAATTGATTGATTTTAAGCCCGATAGTCGTCGGACCAACATACGTCTTGCTTTGGAATATTTGACGAATGTAATGAAAAGACGTTGTACCGCTTTTATTCTGTCTGACTTTATCGATCAGGAAAGTTTTAAGAATGCAATGACCATAGCGAATAGGAAACATGATGTAGTTGCCATTCAAGTATATGACAGGCGAGTTGCCGAGTTGCCGGCAGTAGGTCTGATGCGGATTAAAGATGCGGAAACCGGACATGAACAATGGATCGACACATCTTCGGCTGGAGTACGTAGGGCACATCATGAATGGTGGGTGAATAAACAAACTGAGTTAGATGAAACGTTTACCAAAAGTAATGTCGATTCTGTTTCGGTACGTACTGATCAGGATTATGTCAAAGCATTACTGAATTTGTTTGCTAAACGAAATTAA
- a CDS encoding AAA family ATPase has translation MAESIDIRELNERIERQSAFVTNLTTGMDQIIVGQKHLVESLLIGLLSDGHVLLEGVPGLAKTLAIKTLASLIDAKYSRIQFTPDLLPADVVGTMVYSQKDESFQVKKGPIFANFVLADEINRAPAKVQSALLEAMQERQVTIGKETFLLPEPFLVLATQNPIEQEGTYPLPEAQVDRFMLKVIIDYPKQEEEKLIIRQNINGEKFNVKPILKAEEIIEARKVVRQVYLDEKIERYIVDIVFATRYPEKYDLKELKDMIGFGGSPRASINLALAARTYAFIKRRGYVIPEDVRAVAHDVLRHRIGLTYEAEASNVTSDEIVSKILNKVEVP, from the coding sequence ATGGCTGAATCAATTGACATCCGCGAATTGAACGAGCGGATTGAAAGACAGAGTGCTTTCGTTACCAATCTTACAACAGGCATGGACCAAATCATTGTGGGTCAGAAACATTTGGTAGAGTCACTGTTAATCGGACTACTTTCTGATGGACACGTGCTGCTTGAAGGTGTACCGGGTTTGGCAAAAACTTTGGCCATTAAGACATTGGCCTCGTTGATCGATGCAAAATACAGCCGCATACAGTTTACGCCTGACTTATTGCCAGCTGACGTTGTCGGTACGATGGTTTACAGTCAGAAGGATGAAAGTTTCCAAGTGAAGAAAGGTCCGATTTTTGCTAATTTTGTATTGGCTGATGAAATAAACCGTGCTCCCGCTAAAGTTCAAAGTGCTTTGCTTGAAGCAATGCAGGAACGTCAAGTAACTATTGGTAAAGAAACATTCTTGTTACCTGAACCGTTCCTTGTTTTGGCTACTCAGAACCCGATAGAACAGGAAGGTACATATCCGCTTCCGGAAGCTCAGGTAGACCGTTTTATGTTAAAGGTGATTATTGATTATCCGAAACAGGAAGAGGAGAAATTAATTATTCGCCAAAATATCAATGGAGAGAAATTTAATGTGAAGCCTATCTTGAAGGCTGAAGAGATTATCGAGGCACGTAAAGTGGTTCGTCAAGTTTATTTAGACGAGAAGATTGAACGTTATATTGTAGATATCGTGTTTGCTACACGTTATCCGGAAAAATATGATTTGAAAGAATTGAAAGATATGATTGGATTCGGTGGGTCACCTCGTGCCTCTATTAATTTAGCTTTGGCTGCACGTACATATGCGTTTATCAAACGTCGTGGCTATGTGATTCCAGAAGATGTACGTGCTGTTGCGCATGATGTACTTCGTCATCGTATCGGATTGACATATGAAGCGGAGGCTAGCAATGTGACTTCTGATGAAATTGTCAGCAAAATATTGAATAAGGTAGAAGTGCCTTAA
- a CDS encoding HU family DNA-binding protein, whose protein sequence is MNEKLTIQYLVELLVNRHEVSQEDADVFVREFFLLIEQALDADQYVKIKGLGTFKLIGVNSRESVNVNTGERIKIEGHTKISFTPDPSLRDIINRPFSHFETVVLNENTVLEDTPIEELEEESGNISETTEPPLITETIEREEAKAEEKVVETEANGKVEPETSKGQDVVSSDVEVAEDVSEVMKESERTEVVDDIDILETVEDVSIHKGSEAVVEGSSIAEVREEGGLDKVVENSEEPIQFTGDTGQETTDNLKKVIEDEGSPRLTAEEIIAREIQKAEVSTIPVKKEKRPKKEVKPENQKSPVPYLIVIIVVVMSLCGAALVFIYYPDLFSKKESEQSITTETVEKKEPIREIPLDTVAKADTIVKVVAKTPNQQEIKQMSERVNVSEKVDKTSESESVSREKSTKTVSIPVKPDSVNYTITGTKATYTIKEGETLTRVSLRFYGTKDLWPYIVKHNRGVIKNPNNVPYGTVLKIPELVKK, encoded by the coding sequence ATGAATGAAAAGTTGACTATACAATATCTTGTTGAACTACTGGTTAACAGACATGAGGTTTCTCAAGAAGATGCTGATGTTTTCGTCCGGGAGTTTTTCTTATTGATAGAACAAGCTTTGGACGCTGATCAATATGTGAAAATCAAAGGATTGGGTACATTCAAATTGATAGGGGTCAATAGTCGTGAAAGTGTAAATGTCAATACGGGTGAACGTATTAAAATAGAGGGACATACTAAGATTTCTTTTACTCCTGACCCTTCTTTAAGAGATATCATAAATAGACCTTTTTCACATTTCGAAACAGTAGTGCTGAATGAGAATACAGTCTTGGAAGATACGCCAATAGAGGAATTGGAGGAAGAATCAGGGAATATATCCGAAACAACTGAGCCTCCGTTAATAACAGAGACTATAGAGAGAGAGGAAGCAAAAGCAGAGGAGAAGGTGGTTGAAACAGAGGCGAATGGGAAAGTAGAACCGGAAACCTCAAAAGGGCAGGATGTTGTGTCGTCAGATGTGGAAGTTGCAGAAGACGTTTCGGAAGTTATGAAGGAATCCGAAAGGACAGAGGTTGTAGATGATATTGACATACTTGAAACTGTTGAAGATGTTAGCATACATAAAGGTAGTGAAGCTGTAGTAGAAGGTTCATCCATTGCTGAGGTTCGAGAAGAGGGTGGATTGGATAAAGTAGTGGAAAATTCTGAAGAGCCAATCCAGTTCACTGGAGATACAGGGCAAGAAACTACAGATAATTTAAAAAAGGTGATAGAAGACGAAGGTTCTCCTAGATTGACTGCCGAAGAAATTATAGCACGGGAGATTCAAAAAGCAGAAGTATCGACTATCCCTGTAAAAAAGGAAAAGCGCCCAAAGAAGGAAGTTAAACCGGAAAACCAAAAATCTCCTGTTCCTTACTTAATAGTAATTATAGTAGTTGTTATGTCGCTTTGCGGTGCAGCATTAGTTTTTATTTATTATCCGGATTTGTTTTCTAAAAAAGAATCGGAACAGTCAATAACCACAGAGACTGTAGAGAAAAAAGAACCGATACGGGAAATTCCATTGGATACTGTTGCAAAAGCGGATACTATTGTCAAGGTGGTAGCAAAGACTCCGAATCAACAGGAGATAAAACAGATGTCTGAGCGTGTCAATGTGTCGGAGAAAGTAGATAAAACTTCAGAAAGTGAATCGGTATCCCGGGAAAAGAGCACTAAAACAGTGTCAATCCCAGTCAAGCCGGATTCAGTGAATTATACAATTACCGGTACTAAGGCGACTTATACAATTAAAGAAGGTGAAACTCTGACTAGGGTATCTCTACGGTTTTATGGTACAAAAGATTTATGGCCCTATATCGTTAAACATAATCGGGGAGTGATTAAGAATCCGAATAATGTACCGTATGGTACTGTACTTAAAATACCGGAATTGGTTAAAAAATGA
- a CDS encoding HU family DNA-binding protein, with translation MNNKEFTSELSRRLGYNTKYTSELITSLLSDITQELQESNAIGIQGFGTFEVKKKAERIVINPVTKLRLLVPPKLVLAFKPSPILKDKFKETFPYE, from the coding sequence TTGAATAATAAAGAATTTACTTCTGAACTTTCTCGCAGATTGGGGTATAATACAAAATATACTTCTGAACTGATAACATCTCTGCTGTCTGATATTACTCAGGAATTGCAGGAAAGCAATGCTATAGGAATACAGGGATTTGGTACTTTTGAGGTAAAAAAGAAAGCAGAACGTATTGTCATCAATCCCGTCACTAAGTTGCGACTGTTGGTTCCACCCAAGTTAGTACTGGCGTTTAAGCCGAGTCCTATATTAAAAGATAAGTTTAAAGAAACATTTCCGTATGAATGA
- the rimO gene encoding 30S ribosomal protein S12 methylthiotransferase RimO yields MKRKTIDIITLGCSKNLVDSEQLMRQLEEAGYDVTHDSEKPTGEIAVINTCGFIGDAKEESINMILEFAQEKEEGNLEKLFVMGCLSERYLKELAIEIPQVDKFYGKFNWKGLLQDLGKAYHEELHIERTLTTPKHYAYLKISEGCDRKCSYCAIPIITGRHVSRPIEEILDEVRYLVSNGVKEFQVIAQELTYYGVDLYKKQMLPELIERISEIPGVEWIRLHYAYPAHFPEELFRVMRERDNVCKYMDIALQHISDNMLQRMRRHVTKKETYRLIEQFRKEVPGIHLRTTLMVGHPGETEGDFEELKEFVRKVRFDRMGAFTYSEEEGTYAAANYEDSIPQELKQARLDELMAIQQGISTELSASKVGQKMKVIIDRIEGEYYIGRTEFDSPEVDPEVLIRCEGDNLMIGNFYQVQVIDSDEFDLFGEII; encoded by the coding sequence ATGAAAAGAAAAACTATAGATATCATAACATTAGGGTGCTCAAAGAACCTGGTGGATTCAGAACAGTTGATGCGTCAATTGGAAGAAGCCGGATATGATGTAACCCATGACTCGGAAAAACCGACAGGAGAGATAGCTGTTATCAATACCTGTGGTTTTATCGGTGATGCAAAAGAAGAATCGATTAATATGATTCTGGAGTTTGCACAAGAAAAAGAAGAAGGCAATTTGGAGAAACTTTTTGTAATGGGCTGTCTTTCGGAACGTTATTTAAAGGAATTAGCGATTGAGATTCCTCAGGTTGATAAGTTTTATGGAAAATTCAATTGGAAGGGGTTGTTACAGGATTTGGGCAAAGCTTACCATGAGGAGCTTCATATTGAGCGTACTCTTACCACTCCCAAACATTATGCTTATCTGAAAATATCAGAGGGTTGTGATCGTAAATGCTCTTATTGTGCTATACCGATTATTACAGGAAGACATGTATCTCGTCCTATAGAAGAAATCTTGGATGAGGTGAGATATTTGGTTTCCAATGGTGTAAAGGAGTTTCAGGTAATTGCTCAGGAATTAACTTACTATGGAGTGGATTTATATAAGAAGCAAATGCTTCCGGAGTTGATCGAACGCATTTCTGAGATTCCGGGTGTAGAATGGATACGTTTACATTATGCATATCCGGCACATTTCCCTGAAGAGTTGTTCCGAGTGATGCGTGAACGAGATAATGTATGTAAATACATGGATATTGCATTACAGCATATCAGTGATAATATGCTGCAACGTATGCGTCGTCATGTGACGAAAAAGGAGACTTACCGGTTGATTGAACAATTTCGTAAGGAAGTTCCCGGGATTCATTTGCGTACGACGTTGATGGTGGGACATCCAGGAGAGACAGAAGGGGATTTTGAGGAATTGAAAGAGTTTGTACGTAAAGTGCGCTTTGACAGGATGGGGGCTTTTACTTATTCAGAAGAAGAAGGAACATATGCTGCGGCTAATTATGAAGACTCTATTCCTCAGGAGCTAAAACAGGCACGATTGGATGAGTTAATGGCTATTCAGCAAGGAATTTCTACTGAATTAAGTGCATCAAAAGTTGGACAAAAAATGAAAGTCATTATTGATCGTATAGAAGGTGAATATTACATTGGGCGTACAGAGTTTGATTCTCCGGAAGTAGATCCTGAAGTTTTAATAAGGTGTGAAGGGGATAATTTAATGATTGGTAACTTTTATCAAGTACAAGTGATTGATTCCGATGAATTCGATCTTTTTGGTGAAATAATTTAA